From Solibacillus isronensis, the proteins below share one genomic window:
- the pnpS gene encoding two-component system histidine kinase PnpS, translating into MNAMKNRLFYSFILVIGSSLAVLGLFIGQLFPFFADEFVHEVTKDSEQQLEQVIEQEQIELTETQKEAILDTYTIDRHAEGLQSTKQKIYLIIAALLLGGLIIMSFMAYRVVSNFITPIVNITKTARELSKGNYRARAFANGPNTIVELRNSVNILARNLQDITKTRAIEEERLKTLIENMGSALMMIDREGNISIVNRKFQTLFELPKEKLIGKNFMMLGLPKELEKFIDHVFLTELPYRQQLEMEIANEEYYEQVYGAPVVGEHGRWLGVVIVMHDVSELVRLEQIRKDFVANVSHELRTPITSIKGFSETLLDGAFKDEQMLLSFLTIIHDESNRIQVLVNDLLELSKIERHGFTLDVVPTKLQDILVRVVDLTSSQLENKNMQFDVEIVQDAVILGDVNRLMQIFTNLINNAIAYSKEETTVTLRISANDQYGIFEVKDEGIGIEKAEISRIFERFYRVDRARSRNSGGTGLGLSIVKHLIEAHNGKIIVDSEVGKGTSIKVFLPLKD; encoded by the coding sequence ATGAACGCAATGAAAAATCGTTTATTTTATTCGTTTATTTTAGTAATTGGATCAAGTTTAGCTGTTCTAGGACTGTTCATAGGGCAGCTTTTTCCATTTTTCGCAGATGAATTTGTTCATGAAGTGACAAAGGATTCCGAGCAGCAATTGGAGCAAGTAATCGAGCAGGAGCAGATTGAACTTACTGAAACACAGAAAGAAGCCATTTTAGATACTTATACAATTGATCGACATGCTGAAGGATTACAAAGCACGAAGCAGAAAATATATTTGATTATTGCTGCATTATTATTAGGCGGTTTAATTATTATGAGTTTTATGGCATACCGGGTTGTAAGCAATTTTATTACGCCGATTGTTAATATTACAAAAACTGCGAGAGAGCTCTCGAAAGGTAATTATCGTGCGCGTGCTTTTGCGAATGGACCGAATACAATTGTTGAGTTAAGAAATTCAGTTAACATTTTGGCACGCAATTTACAGGATATTACGAAAACAAGAGCTATTGAAGAAGAACGTTTAAAAACATTGATTGAAAATATGGGCAGTGCATTAATGATGATCGACCGTGAAGGCAATATTTCGATTGTTAACAGGAAGTTCCAGACGTTGTTCGAGCTGCCGAAAGAGAAGCTTATTGGTAAGAATTTCATGATGCTCGGTTTGCCAAAAGAGCTTGAAAAGTTTATCGATCATGTGTTTTTAACGGAATTACCATATCGTCAGCAGCTTGAAATGGAAATCGCAAATGAAGAATATTATGAGCAAGTTTATGGGGCACCAGTTGTTGGTGAACATGGACGCTGGCTTGGTGTTGTAATTGTTATGCATGATGTGAGTGAACTTGTGCGATTGGAGCAAATTCGAAAAGATTTCGTTGCGAATGTTTCGCATGAGCTGCGGACACCGATTACTTCGATTAAAGGATTTTCAGAGACACTTCTAGACGGGGCATTTAAAGATGAGCAGATGCTGTTGTCCTTTTTGACGATTATACACGATGAGAGCAATCGAATTCAGGTTCTCGTCAATGATTTGCTTGAGCTATCCAAAATTGAGCGGCATGGATTTACACTCGATGTAGTGCCAACAAAGTTGCAGGATATTTTAGTACGGGTTGTTGATTTGACAAGCTCACAATTAGAAAATAAAAATATGCAGTTTGATGTAGAGATAGTGCAGGATGCGGTTATTTTAGGTGATGTAAATCGTCTAATGCAAATTTTTACAAATTTAATTAACAATGCGATCGCTTATTCTAAAGAAGAAACTACCGTTACACTACGTATTAGTGCCAATGATCAATACGGAATATTTGAAGTGAAAGATGAAGGAATCGGTATTGAAAAAGCTGAGATATCACGTATTTTTGAGCGCTTTTACAGGGTAGACCGGGCACGAAGCCGAAATTCTGGTGGGACAGGTCTTGGTTTGTCCATTGTAAAGCATTTGATTGAAGCACATAACGGTAAAATCATAGTAGATAGTGAAGTAGGAAAAGGGACGAGTATTAAAGTGTTCCTACCTTTGAAGGATTAA